A stretch of the Fusobacterium varium genome encodes the following:
- a CDS encoding 3-oxoacid CoA-transferase, subunit B, translating into MELDKKLVREYIAKRVAQEFKDGYVVNLGIGLPTLVANYVPEGIEVVFQSENGIIGVGPAPEPGKEDKDIVNAGAGFVTVLPGAQFFDSCTSFGIIRGGHVDATVLGALQVDKEGNLANWMVPGKMVPGMGGAMDLVVGAKEVIVAMEHTAKGAVKILDKCDLPLTAAGQVNLIITEKGVIKVTPEGLLLIEVSPYSSIEDIKASTGAELKVADDVKILSL; encoded by the coding sequence ATGGAATTAGATAAAAAATTAGTAAGAGAATATATTGCAAAAAGAGTTGCACAAGAATTTAAAGATGGATATGTAGTAAACTTGGGAATAGGACTTCCTACTTTAGTAGCTAACTATGTACCAGAAGGAATAGAGGTTGTATTTCAATCAGAAAATGGAATTATTGGAGTAGGACCAGCTCCAGAACCTGGAAAAGAAGATAAAGATATAGTAAATGCAGGAGCAGGATTTGTAACTGTTCTTCCAGGAGCACAATTCTTTGATTCTTGTACTTCATTTGGAATCATAAGAGGAGGACATGTAGATGCGACTGTTCTTGGAGCTCTTCAAGTAGATAAAGAAGGAAACCTAGCAAACTGGATGGTTCCTGGAAAAATGGTTCCTGGAATGGGTGGAGCTATGGATCTTGTAGTTGGAGCTAAAGAAGTTATAGTTGCTATGGAGCACACAGCTAAAGGAGCAGTAAAAATCCTTGATAAATGTGATCTTCCATTAACAGCTGCTGGTCAAGTAAACTTGATAATCACTGAAAAAGGTGTTATAAAAGTAACTCCAGAAGGATTACTTCTTATTGAAGTAAGTCCTTATTCTTCAATTGAAGATATAAAAGCATCTACAGGAGCAGAATTAAAAGTTGCTGACGATGTAAAAATTTTATCACTATAA